In Myxococcales bacterium, a single genomic region encodes these proteins:
- a CDS encoding AAA family ATPase: MIETRAPIYVSPWPVGSRPFAFFQSMAPPRAPGGKTGSPSAIPGTHGGMAPSDLPVPPPDRVSSENPDSSGEAADSAAERGVPPAPWSDVNLPPSRGRDAFLVPAEKVTVHTDPNLLPESPRESRGLFGLVAPIARRALELGLTSREPSFHVFVSAEPEVMVEDEIVRYAERIARAKDPPPDIVYVHDFDRPEAPRPLVLAAGVGAVLVEAMDALVGRLREEIPRAVTGEAMQKAQATLARELEAKSKVVLQELETTAKNLGFGVRHIQGGVQTFPILHGKPLSAEQFDVLDESTKKALNDAETHLASEVEKVADLVRQHSEKFQEVRSEALSRAAQTVIDVTMQTLYEGFAEHGDALKAYLERVHKELGEDWEDFVTRTSDEENEEQDSETPDHDPEHATRLNRFRVNLFVAHEGSGDDGDGAPHAPVHYETNPTYPNLFGYLERRARFGALLTDFTRIRPGALQRASGGILIVRAADLLADPIIWERMKRVLRERQIGAEDPLGPLGLYATSLRPVPAPLSVRVVLVGAPALYAALLEQDPDFAALFRVKVEVEPIIVRTPENLILMDAFLMAKAEERDWGTFDRTARARLLDIATRLAEHQEKLALIMSPLEETAAFAGALAAGRAVMELEGTPSIRSDGGAFPLSASRPPPEGATVIADDVEQAWLERRERMGAAERHVREITLRGEVALDTAGKRVGVVNGLSVYSAGDVEFGQPMRITAVVALGREGIVDVEREAQLGGSIHTKGVAILRGYLGRLFGQERPLSLRAQIAFEQSYGEIDGDSASSSELFAVLSALAEVPIDQGVAVTGSVNQLGEMQTIGGVCAKIEGFFDLCSARGLTGSQGVLLPRANTPHLVLREDVAAAIRRGQFHLYSVESVHEGIEILTGMAAGGRDEAGRFPAASVFGRVERRLIEIAERLREAEGGHPHHLHAAQEDETARGDDDSNDFRRAFKKRR; this comes from the coding sequence ATGATCGAGACTCGAGCGCCAATATACGTGTCTCCATGGCCCGTTGGAAGCAGGCCCTTCGCTTTCTTTCAGTCGATGGCGCCGCCCCGAGCGCCGGGCGGCAAAACCGGATCGCCGTCGGCAATCCCTGGTACACATGGGGGGATGGCACCCTCCGATCTCCCGGTGCCGCCCCCGGACCGTGTATCCTCGGAAAATCCTGATTCTTCAGGGGAAGCGGCGGATAGCGCGGCAGAGCGGGGCGTGCCGCCGGCTCCCTGGAGCGATGTAAACCTCCCGCCCTCGCGCGGCCGCGACGCCTTCCTCGTCCCGGCTGAGAAGGTGACGGTCCATACGGACCCCAACCTCTTGCCTGAAAGCCCGCGTGAGAGCCGCGGCCTCTTTGGCCTCGTCGCGCCCATTGCGCGCCGGGCGCTTGAGCTGGGCCTGACGTCCCGCGAGCCGAGTTTTCACGTCTTCGTCTCGGCCGAACCCGAGGTGATGGTCGAAGACGAGATCGTTCGCTACGCGGAGCGCATCGCGCGCGCGAAAGATCCGCCGCCGGACATCGTCTATGTGCACGACTTTGATCGGCCCGAGGCTCCGCGGCCGCTCGTCCTCGCGGCCGGTGTCGGCGCGGTCCTCGTCGAGGCCATGGACGCCCTCGTGGGACGTCTTCGGGAGGAAATCCCCCGCGCCGTGACCGGCGAGGCCATGCAGAAGGCGCAAGCGACGCTCGCCCGTGAGCTCGAGGCGAAGAGCAAGGTCGTCTTGCAGGAGCTCGAGACGACGGCGAAGAACCTCGGCTTCGGTGTCCGGCACATTCAGGGTGGCGTTCAGACGTTTCCGATCCTGCATGGCAAGCCGCTCTCGGCGGAGCAGTTCGATGTCCTCGACGAGTCCACCAAGAAGGCGCTGAACGACGCCGAGACTCACCTTGCGTCCGAGGTCGAGAAGGTCGCCGACCTCGTCCGGCAGCACTCCGAGAAGTTCCAGGAGGTGCGCAGCGAAGCGCTCTCACGCGCCGCGCAGACCGTCATCGACGTGACGATGCAGACCCTCTACGAGGGGTTCGCTGAGCACGGCGACGCGCTCAAGGCCTACCTTGAGCGAGTCCACAAAGAGCTGGGCGAAGACTGGGAAGACTTTGTCACTAGAACGAGCGACGAGGAGAACGAAGAGCAGGACAGCGAGACGCCGGATCACGATCCGGAGCACGCGACGCGCCTGAATCGCTTCCGCGTGAACCTCTTCGTGGCGCACGAGGGTTCTGGTGACGATGGCGACGGGGCTCCTCACGCGCCCGTGCACTACGAGACCAACCCGACGTATCCGAACCTCTTCGGCTACCTCGAGCGACGCGCGCGTTTTGGCGCGTTGCTCACCGACTTCACGCGCATTCGGCCGGGCGCCCTGCAGCGCGCCTCCGGGGGCATCCTTATCGTGCGCGCCGCCGACTTGCTCGCGGACCCGATCATCTGGGAGCGCATGAAGCGTGTGCTCCGCGAACGCCAAATTGGCGCCGAGGACCCGCTCGGGCCGCTCGGCCTCTACGCGACGTCGCTGCGACCGGTGCCGGCGCCGCTCTCGGTGCGCGTGGTCCTTGTGGGGGCGCCGGCGCTCTACGCGGCGCTCCTGGAGCAAGATCCCGACTTCGCGGCGCTGTTCCGCGTCAAGGTCGAGGTCGAGCCGATCATCGTACGCACACCCGAGAACCTGATCCTGATGGACGCGTTCCTCATGGCGAAGGCCGAGGAGCGCGATTGGGGCACGTTTGACCGCACGGCGCGCGCGCGTCTCCTCGACATCGCGACACGCCTCGCGGAGCACCAGGAAAAGCTGGCGCTGATCATGTCGCCGTTGGAGGAGACCGCCGCCTTCGCGGGCGCGCTCGCCGCCGGCCGCGCGGTGATGGAGCTCGAGGGCACGCCAAGCATTCGCAGCGACGGCGGCGCGTTTCCGCTCTCCGCTTCACGCCCTCCGCCGGAGGGCGCCACGGTGATCGCTGACGACGTCGAGCAGGCGTGGCTTGAGCGTCGCGAGCGCATGGGGGCCGCCGAACGGCACGTGCGGGAGATCACGCTGCGCGGCGAGGTGGCGCTCGACACGGCGGGCAAGCGCGTGGGCGTCGTCAACGGTCTGTCGGTTTACAGCGCCGGTGACGTCGAGTTCGGTCAGCCGATGCGGATCACGGCCGTTGTGGCCTTGGGCCGCGAAGGCATCGTCGACGTCGAACGCGAAGCGCAGCTCGGTGGTTCCATCCACACCAAGGGCGTCGCCATCTTGCGCGGCTATCTTGGGCGACTCTTCGGCCAAGAGCGACCGCTGTCGCTCCGCGCGCAGATCGCCTTCGAGCAGAGCTACGGCGAGATCGACGGTGACTCCGCTTCATCGAGCGAGCTCTTTGCGGTCTTGAGCGCCCTCGCCGAGGTGCCCATCGATCAGGGTGTCGCGGTTACCGGCAGCGTCAATCAGCTCGGCGAGATGCAGACCATCGGCGGCGTCTGCGCGAAGATCGAAGGCTTCTTCGATCTCTGTTCGGCGCGAGGTCTCACCGGATCTCAGGGTGTTCTCTTGCCGCGGGCCAACACGCCGCACCTCGTCCTTCGCGAAGACGTCGCGGCGGCCATTCGCCGCGGGCAATTCCACCTCTACTCGGTCGAGTCGGTTCACGAGGGAATTGAGATCCTGACGGGCATGGCAGCCGGTGGACGCGATGAGGCCGGTCGGTTCCCGGCGGCGAGCGTCTTCGGCCGCGTCGAACGGCGCCTCATCGAGATCGCCGAACGGCTGCGCGAAGCGGAAGGCGGCCACCCCCATCACCTTCACGCGGCTCAAGAAGACGAGACGGCGCGCGGCGACGACGACTCGAACGATTTTCGTCGCGCGTTCAAGAAGCGCCGCTGA
- a CDS encoding FHA domain-containing protein, whose translation MARLILATAEGQQAIELRPVNSLGRHPNNSIQLLDKIVSKEHCIVELRDGQFILRDLGSLNGTYINGERVRGEQGLKHGDEIALGSTRARYDDGSGAALDPPQPSPGVAVHQAGSGNWPAAAPPQAPAAQPPVMFSQGPAAPQAPTAPRPNPPMGYPAHAPAQGSAAPLPPQGVGGHGTGTAAMPMFGQAPAAPGQAPRAPHRPPSFAGTRVDVLDSARAIGTQIAAEQKGFLPFDQISRDPPQLQLDYERLRVTWELTREIGLERDLDRLLDKIVSALFKFVRADRGVILLREGERAKGAPPQAEDFLPRVARRRDGTEAPIQISSTILNHVITEKKSVITHDASMDFASSKGKSMILNRISSAIVVPLMHESDVLGVLWLDSESLAVFQQKDLEIITSVGNQAAMFIENTLLAKRIEQEIVTRERFSRLLSPNLAEQVASGKLEVKKGGVLVKECTVFNSDIRGFTNMSEGAGPGELVEMLNDYFEEMVNQVFKYEGTLDKFMGDGIMAIWGAPATHPDDAVRSVQSALDQMEALGTFNRKRLERNLPPLAIGIGIHTGPLIAGYVGSSKALSYTVIGDTANTSARLCGIALAGQIIVSEPTLAKLGQRFEVEELPPTALKGKEKPLRIFNVKRERPSAATHNS comes from the coding sequence ATGGCGCGTCTGATTCTGGCGACCGCCGAGGGGCAACAGGCCATCGAGCTAAGGCCAGTCAACAGCCTCGGTCGCCACCCCAACAATTCGATTCAGCTTCTCGACAAGATCGTGTCGAAGGAGCATTGCATCGTGGAGCTCCGCGACGGGCAGTTCATTCTGCGCGATCTCGGGAGCCTCAACGGCACCTACATCAACGGCGAGCGTGTTCGCGGTGAGCAGGGCCTGAAGCACGGCGACGAGATCGCGCTTGGCTCCACACGCGCGCGCTACGACGACGGCTCTGGCGCTGCCCTTGATCCGCCGCAACCGAGCCCCGGCGTGGCCGTTCATCAAGCCGGCTCGGGCAACTGGCCCGCGGCCGCACCGCCCCAGGCCCCTGCGGCTCAGCCGCCGGTGATGTTTTCGCAAGGTCCGGCAGCGCCGCAGGCGCCCACGGCACCGCGACCGAACCCTCCAATGGGCTACCCGGCGCACGCACCGGCCCAAGGCTCCGCAGCCCCGTTGCCACCCCAAGGCGTGGGCGGCCACGGCACCGGAACAGCGGCGATGCCCATGTTCGGTCAGGCCCCCGCGGCCCCGGGCCAAGCGCCCCGTGCTCCGCATCGGCCCCCGAGCTTTGCCGGCACGCGCGTCGACGTGCTCGACTCGGCGCGCGCCATCGGGACTCAGATCGCGGCCGAGCAGAAGGGCTTTTTGCCCTTTGATCAAATCTCGCGCGACCCGCCGCAGCTGCAGCTCGACTACGAGCGACTCCGCGTGACGTGGGAGCTGACGCGCGAGATCGGCCTCGAGCGCGACCTCGACCGCCTCCTCGACAAGATCGTCAGCGCCCTCTTCAAGTTCGTGCGCGCCGACCGCGGCGTCATCCTTCTCCGTGAGGGCGAGCGAGCGAAGGGCGCGCCGCCTCAAGCGGAAGACTTCTTGCCCCGCGTGGCGCGCCGCCGCGACGGCACCGAAGCGCCCATTCAGATCAGCTCGACGATCCTCAACCACGTCATCACCGAGAAGAAGAGCGTCATCACTCACGATGCGTCGATGGACTTTGCGTCATCGAAGGGCAAATCGATGATCCTGAACCGGATCTCGAGCGCCATCGTGGTGCCGCTGATGCACGAGAGCGACGTCCTCGGCGTCCTCTGGCTCGACAGCGAGTCGCTCGCCGTCTTTCAGCAGAAGGATCTCGAGATCATCACCTCCGTCGGCAACCAGGCCGCGATGTTTATCGAGAACACGTTGCTCGCCAAGCGCATCGAGCAGGAGATCGTGACGCGCGAGCGCTTCTCACGGCTCCTCTCGCCCAACCTCGCCGAGCAGGTCGCGAGCGGAAAGCTCGAGGTCAAGAAGGGCGGTGTCCTCGTCAAGGAGTGCACCGTCTTCAACAGCGACATCCGCGGCTTCACGAACATGAGCGAGGGCGCCGGTCCAGGCGAGCTCGTCGAGATGCTCAACGACTACTTCGAAGAGATGGTGAACCAAGTCTTCAAGTACGAGGGCACGCTCGACAAGTTCATGGGCGACGGCATCATGGCCATCTGGGGCGCGCCGGCCACCCATCCCGACGACGCCGTTCGCTCGGTTCAGAGCGCGCTCGATCAAATGGAGGCGCTCGGCACCTTCAACCGCAAGCGCTTGGAGCGAAACCTCCCGCCGCTCGCCATCGGCATCGGCATCCACACGGGCCCGCTCATCGCGGGCTACGTCGGCAGCTCGAAGGCCCTCAGCTATACCGTCATCGGCGACACCGCGAACACGAGCGCACGCCTCTGCGGCATCGCCCTCGCGGGGCAGATCATCGTGAGCGAGCCTACGCTGGCGAAGCTCGGCCAACGCTTTGAGGTCGAAGAGCTGCCGCCCACGGCCCTCAAGGGCAAAGAGAAGCCGCTCCGCATCTTCAACGTGAAACGAGAGCGCCCCTCGGCGGCTACACACAACTCCTGA
- a CDS encoding acetyl-CoA carboxylase carboxyltransferase subunit alpha, with product MAAYVLPFEKPVVELVERVRELRELATGDKRLRAELRRLEEKTGWLVRELFANLSPWQKVQLCRHPNRPYTLDYVERLFLDFQELHGDRTFGEDAAIVAGLARFHGRSVMVLGHQKGRGAKENVKRNFGMPQPEGYRKARRLYDMADRFGLPVFTFIDTPGAYPGIGAEERGQSEAIGACLAAMARARVPIVATIIGEGGSGGALALGVANDVLVLEYGTYSVITPEGCASILWKDGAQADKAAAALKMTAPDLLRLGVVDSIIEEPAGGAHQDPDAIAQAVDRALHRSLKALLSKTPDELVEHRYRRFRALGALGA from the coding sequence GTGGCCGCATACGTCCTTCCCTTCGAGAAACCCGTCGTCGAGTTGGTCGAACGCGTTCGTGAGCTGCGCGAGCTCGCGACCGGCGACAAGCGCCTGCGCGCCGAGCTCCGCCGCCTCGAAGAGAAGACCGGGTGGCTCGTACGCGAGCTCTTCGCGAACCTCTCGCCCTGGCAGAAGGTGCAGCTGTGTCGGCATCCGAACCGTCCCTACACGCTCGACTACGTGGAGCGCCTCTTCCTGGATTTCCAGGAGCTCCACGGCGATCGCACCTTCGGCGAGGACGCGGCCATCGTTGCCGGCCTCGCTCGGTTTCACGGGCGCAGCGTCATGGTCCTCGGCCATCAGAAAGGTCGCGGCGCGAAGGAGAACGTGAAGCGGAACTTCGGCATGCCTCAGCCTGAGGGCTACCGGAAAGCGAGACGCCTCTACGACATGGCCGATCGCTTCGGACTGCCGGTCTTCACGTTCATCGACACGCCCGGTGCGTATCCGGGAATCGGCGCCGAGGAGCGCGGTCAAAGCGAAGCCATAGGCGCGTGCCTCGCCGCTATGGCGCGCGCCCGCGTGCCCATCGTGGCGACGATCATCGGCGAGGGCGGCAGCGGCGGCGCGCTCGCGCTGGGCGTGGCCAACGACGTGCTCGTCCTCGAATACGGCACCTACAGCGTGATCACGCCCGAAGGGTGCGCGTCGATCTTGTGGAAGGACGGTGCCCAAGCCGACAAGGCGGCGGCAGCCTTGAAGATGACGGCGCCCGATCTTCTGCGGCTTGGCGTTGTCGACTCGATCATCGAGGAGCCGGCCGGCGGCGCCCACCAAGATCCCGACGCCATCGCCCAAGCCGTCGACCGCGCGCTTCATCGGTCCCTCAAAGCGCTCCTCTCGAAGACGCCAGACGAGCTCGTTGAACACCGGTATCGGCGCTTTCGGGCCCTCGGCGCGCTCGGCGCCTGA
- a CDS encoding glucose 1-dehydrogenase, with protein sequence MPQSKTRLEGKVAIVTGGSRGIGEAIARAFLDAGAKVVVASRKVEESFAKELGPNAAAVAAHTGKEADCVRLVEETVKRFGKVDVLVNNAAANPYFGPMLNIEQAAWDKTFEVNVKGYFFMTREVAKHAMEKKTPAAIVNVASVAGLMATPLQGAYAMTKAAVISMTKTLAVELAGANIRVNAIAPGFIKTKFASAIVDDKDLLADVVRRTPLGRVGDPAEIAGGALYLASDEASYLTGHTLVIDGGLTIG encoded by the coding sequence ATGCCCCAGTCCAAGACCAGGCTCGAAGGCAAAGTCGCCATCGTTACCGGCGGCAGCCGCGGCATTGGCGAGGCCATCGCGCGCGCCTTTCTCGACGCCGGCGCGAAGGTCGTCGTGGCCTCACGCAAGGTGGAGGAGAGCTTCGCCAAGGAGCTCGGCCCCAACGCAGCGGCCGTGGCGGCGCACACCGGCAAGGAGGCCGACTGCGTGCGCCTCGTCGAAGAGACCGTGAAGCGCTTCGGCAAGGTCGACGTGCTGGTGAACAACGCGGCCGCGAATCCCTATTTCGGGCCGATGCTCAACATCGAGCAGGCCGCTTGGGACAAGACCTTCGAGGTCAACGTGAAGGGCTACTTCTTCATGACCCGCGAGGTCGCCAAGCACGCGATGGAGAAGAAGACGCCCGCCGCCATCGTGAACGTCGCGAGCGTCGCGGGCCTCATGGCGACGCCGCTGCAGGGCGCCTACGCGATGACAAAGGCCGCGGTCATTTCCATGACCAAGACGCTCGCGGTGGAGCTCGCCGGCGCCAACATTCGCGTCAACGCCATCGCGCCGGGATTCATCAAGACGAAGTTCGCGAGCGCCATCGTCGACGACAAAGACCTCTTGGCGGACGTCGTCCGGCGCACGCCGCTTGGTCGCGTCGGCGACCCGGCCGAAATCGCCGGTGGCGCGCTCTACCTCGCGAGCGACGAGGCCAGTTATTTGACAGGACACACCCTTGTGATCGACGGAGGTCTGACGATTGGCTGA